The following coding sequences lie in one Fusarium poae strain DAOMC 252244 chromosome 1, whole genome shotgun sequence genomic window:
- a CDS encoding hypothetical protein (BUSCO:49617at5125), whose protein sequence is MDYGQYQQQGQSSNSGYSNSGAANNITSPTNISQHPVQSSPIISSQQQGQTQGHGMYPPQYGVPQQGMQPVHYGMNGIQAAAMAATAAASGSNYGYMPSDPNMPQSSPRMGANAKKDGRQSPRMNSMSQLPGRRMSQVTSPGVPTAPMMTHAGARPGVAPPQMPTAQMQHPQSPDMPAASGAEESPLYVNAKQFHRILKRRVARQKLEEQLRLTSKGRKPYLHESRHNHAMRRPRGPGGRFLTAEEVAALERDGEKGADGKDNSAGDNSGNAGTKRKSEAGSATSNKKAKTDTASPGDEEDEDDG, encoded by the coding sequence ATGGATTACGGCCAATACCAGCAACAAGGACAAAGCTCAAACTCGGGTTACTCGAACTCAGGTGCTGCTaacaacatcacatcaccgaCGAACATCTCCCAGCACCCAGTGCAGTCCTCACCCATTATCTCTTCCCAACAGCAAGGTCAAACCCAAGGTCACGGCATGTATCCACCACAGTATGGAGTACCGCAGCAGGGCATGCAGCCAGTCCATTATGGCATGAATGGTATACAGGCGGCCGCAATGGCGGCGACCGCTGCTGCCTCTGGTTCAAACTATGGTTATATGCCTTCGGATCCCAACATGCCTCAGAGCTCACCCCGCATGGGCGCCAATGCTAAGAAGGATGGACGTCAATCCCCTCGCATGAACAGCATGTCTCAATTACCTGGACGTAGAATGAGCCAGGTTACGAGCCCCGGCGTTCCTACTGCACCGATGATGACACATGCCGGCGCGCGTCCAGGCGTTGCCCCCCCACAGATGCCGACTGCACAGATGCAACATCCGCAATCGCCTGACATGCCGGCCGCTAGCGGCGCAGAAGAATCGCCGCTATACGTGAACGCCAAGCAATTCCACCGTATTCTTAAGCGTCGTGTTGCCCGCCAAAAGCTCGAGGAACAACTGCGACTGACCTCTAAAGGACGCAAGCCATACCTTCACGAGTCACGACACAACCATGCTATGCGAAGGCCTCGTGGCCCTGGTGGTCGCTTTCTTACAGCCGAAGAAGTTGCGGCCCTGGAACGCGACGGCGAGAAGGGTGCCGATGGAAAAGACAACTCTGCCGGGGATAACTCTGGGAATGCGGGAACAAAGCGCAAGTCTGAAGCCGGCTCGGCAACCTcgaataaaaaagctaagaCGGACACAGCGAGCCCAGGGgacgaagaagatgaggacgatGGTTAG
- a CDS encoding hypothetical protein (BUSCO:49412at5125), translating into MSFRAPLRRAAFARPSSSISVAARGFHSTPRASVRVGQEIPNTDVLLEDSPGNKVNLAEEFKTSNGYIIGVPAAFSGTCSSKHIPSYINHPKLKQAGQVFVVSVNDPFVMKAWSDQLDPAKQTGIRFLGDPTGEFTKALDLGFEAYAVFGGMRGKRYALKVEDGKVSKTYVEPDNTGSAVSMAEQVLE; encoded by the exons ATGTCTTTCCGAGCTCCTCTCCGTCGGGCCGCCTTCGCCAGGCCCTCCTCCTCTATCTCCGTCGCTGCCCGCGGCTTTCACTCGACCCCTCGTGCCTCCGTCCGCGTTGGCCAAGAGATCCCCAACACCGACGTCCTCCTCGAAGACTCCCCGGGCAACAAAGTCAATCTCGCCGAAGAGTTCAAGACATCCAATGGATACATCATCGGTGTCCCCGCCGCCTTCTCCGGCACGTGCTCCAGCAAGCATATCCCCTCATACATCAACCACCCCAAGCTCAAGCAGGCCGGACAGGTCTTTGTTGTCTCTGTCAACGACCCCTTTGT TATGAAGGCCTGGAGCGACCAGCTTGACCCCGCAAAGCAGACTGGA ATCCGATTCCTCGGTGACCCCACTGGTGAGTTCACCAAGGCCCTGGACCTCGGTTTCGAGGCATACGCCGTCTTTGGTGGTATGCGAGGCAAGCGATACGCTCTCAAGGTTGAGGATGGCAAGGTCAGCAAGACCTACGTTGAGCCTGACAACACAGGAAGTGCTG TGTCCATGGCCGAGCAGGTTCTTGAATAG